In Bdellovibrio sp. GT3, one genomic interval encodes:
- a CDS encoding sigma-54-dependent transcriptional regulator, whose translation MRSQRVLILDDESSLRTALFRVLDRKGLNVITANKIEEAKALSQGDTPIDLAIVDLNLPDGDGIEFMSHLKALNPATEVIILTGHATIESAIRATQKGAFHFVTKPFNLEELMSLIEKALTHKKLQAENQQLRSELNKKYKFDQIVGSSEPIQSVLRLIERVADSDSTVLVTGESGTGKELIARAIHYNSPRAQGPFVPINCGAIPSELLESELFGHMKGAFTGAIANRIGRFEMADGGTIFLDEIGDLEPSLQVKLLRALQERSFEPVGSAKTVSVNVRVIAATNIHLEEAVEHGRFREDLYYRLNVIPIHVPALRERKSDIPLLLNHFMEIFNKNKGRGLTGIAHDALDALTNYPWPGNIRELENLVERMTILKGQGNVEMNDLPTKYKSMKPVISLDASQLEIPDSGMDFNTAVDNFENNLILKALEKTGWNRNQAAALLRLNRTTLVEKIKKKGLTPPNDINPANF comes from the coding sequence ATGCGTTCACAACGTGTTCTTATTCTGGATGACGAATCCTCTTTGCGTACCGCTCTTTTTAGAGTGCTCGACAGAAAAGGTCTAAACGTCATCACTGCCAACAAAATCGAAGAAGCGAAAGCCCTTTCTCAAGGCGACACTCCTATCGATTTGGCCATTGTTGATTTGAATCTTCCAGATGGTGATGGCATTGAATTCATGTCTCACCTGAAAGCATTGAATCCTGCAACTGAAGTGATCATCCTGACAGGTCATGCAACTATTGAGTCCGCAATCCGCGCGACTCAAAAAGGTGCTTTCCACTTTGTGACCAAGCCTTTCAATCTTGAAGAGCTGATGAGCCTGATCGAAAAAGCACTGACTCATAAGAAACTTCAGGCTGAAAATCAGCAACTGCGCTCTGAACTGAACAAGAAGTACAAGTTTGATCAAATCGTTGGCTCTTCGGAACCGATTCAAAGCGTACTGCGACTGATTGAACGTGTTGCAGATTCAGATTCGACAGTTCTGGTCACTGGTGAATCCGGCACAGGTAAAGAACTTATTGCCCGCGCGATTCACTACAACTCGCCACGTGCGCAAGGTCCCTTTGTTCCAATCAATTGTGGCGCAATTCCCTCTGAACTTTTGGAAAGTGAACTTTTTGGTCACATGAAGGGCGCCTTTACGGGGGCCATTGCCAATCGTATCGGTCGTTTTGAAATGGCTGATGGCGGAACGATCTTCCTGGACGAGATCGGCGATCTTGAACCGTCGTTGCAAGTGAAACTTCTTCGTGCCTTGCAGGAAAGAAGTTTTGAGCCCGTAGGCTCCGCAAAAACAGTCTCAGTCAATGTCCGCGTGATTGCCGCTACCAATATTCACCTGGAAGAAGCGGTTGAGCACGGAAGATTCCGCGAAGATCTGTATTACCGTTTGAATGTTATCCCTATCCACGTCCCTGCTTTGCGCGAACGCAAAAGCGACATCCCTTTGTTGTTGAACCACTTCATGGAAATCTTCAACAAAAACAAGGGCCGCGGTCTGACTGGTATCGCCCACGACGCCTTGGATGCTTTGACGAACTATCCATGGCCAGGAAATATCCGTGAACTGGAAAACCTGGTAGAGCGCATGACCATCCTAAAAGGCCAAGGCAACGTTGAAATGAATGACCTGCCTACCAAGTACAAATCAATGAAACCAGTGATTTCATTGGATGCAAGTCAGCTGGAAATTCCTGACAGCGGCATGGACTTTAACACCGCGGTCGATAACTTCGAGAACAATCTGATCTTGAAGGCTTTGGAAAAAACAGGATGGAATCGCAACCAGGCCGCGGCTTTGTTAAGACTAAACAGAACGACGCTGGTGGAGAAGATCAAGAAAAAAGGTCTGACACCTCCGAACGATATCAATCCGGCAAATTTCTAA